One stretch of Terriglobales bacterium DNA includes these proteins:
- a CDS encoding DinB family protein, translating into MRTVRLLICLLGLAAVAAAQQKPATPAATPAPAAPEKLSVTVSEANPLSAWNRHAYGIIQDILLRSAEKMPEENYGFRPTEAVRSYGQIVGHLADSSYFFCTTALGQPYTSRNIEKTRTSKAELIAALKEAVAFCNQVYGGMTDAAGTQTVTLFGNANTPKLAVLNVNEIHSMEHYGNLVTYLRMKNIVPPSSEPAPQPPPAKK; encoded by the coding sequence ATGCGAACCGTCAGGTTGCTGATCTGCCTGCTGGGGCTGGCCGCGGTGGCGGCGGCCCAGCAGAAACCCGCTACACCCGCCGCTACGCCCGCCCCGGCGGCACCGGAGAAGCTGAGCGTCACCGTCTCCGAGGCCAACCCGCTCAGCGCCTGGAACCGGCACGCCTACGGCATCATCCAGGACATCCTGCTGCGTTCGGCGGAGAAGATGCCGGAGGAGAACTACGGCTTCCGGCCGACCGAGGCGGTGCGCAGCTACGGGCAGATCGTCGGGCACCTGGCCGACTCCAGCTACTTCTTCTGCACCACGGCGCTGGGGCAGCCGTACACCTCCCGGAACATCGAGAAGACCAGGACGTCGAAGGCGGAGCTGATCGCCGCCCTGAAGGAGGCGGTTGCCTTCTGCAACCAGGTCTATGGCGGCATGACCGACGCCGCGGGCACGCAGACGGTGACCCTCTTCGGGAACGCAAACACCCCCAAGCTGGCGGTGCTGAACGTCAACGAGATCCACAGCATGGAGCACTACGGCAACCTGGTGACCTACCTGCGGATGAAGAACATCGTGCCGCCCTCGAGCGAGCCGGCGCCGCAGCCGCCGCCGGCGAAGAAGTGA